The Nocardioides panzhihuensis genome has a segment encoding these proteins:
- a CDS encoding biotin/lipoyl-binding carrier protein, whose translation MNRRTPTTIAAEMVANVMSVGVQPGDKVAVGDTVMLLESMKMEIPVLAETPGTVVAVKVATGDVVQEGDILVELSA comes from the coding sequence ATGAACCGCAGAACCCCCACCACGATCGCTGCCGAGATGGTCGCGAACGTCATGAGTGTCGGAGTGCAGCCCGGAGACAAGGTCGCTGTTGGGGACACCGTCATGCTCCTGGAGTCGATGAAGATGGAGATCCCGGTGCTCGCCGAGACGCCGGGCACCGTGGTGGCGGTCAAGGTCGCCACCGGAGATGTCGTCCAGGAGGGCGACATCCTCGTCGAGTTGAGCGCCTGA
- a CDS encoding carbon-nitrogen hydrolase family protein codes for MTTWNSLRISLVQHASGLEPDANRALLDELAPEGSDLVVFPEVFARDFGKPGSDLSPYAEEPDGPFGTELSRVAEKRGSTLVAGMLEASGDPDGRPFNTLLVRGGAEAAYRKIHLYDSFGYKESDALVAGATEPVMVDVGGVPTGLMTCYDLRFPELARRLVEQGAELIVLPAAWVAGPRKVDHWRTLLRARAIENTVFIAAAAQSAPRYSGHSLIVDPLGDVLAEAGDGDEIISATIDRAVLDEARRTNPSLVNRRM; via the coding sequence ATGACCACCTGGAACAGCCTCCGGATCAGTCTCGTGCAGCACGCCTCGGGCCTCGAGCCCGACGCCAACCGGGCACTCCTCGACGAGCTCGCCCCGGAGGGCAGCGACCTGGTCGTCTTCCCGGAGGTCTTCGCCCGCGACTTCGGCAAGCCGGGGTCTGACCTGAGCCCGTACGCCGAAGAGCCTGACGGGCCCTTCGGGACTGAGCTGTCCCGGGTGGCGGAGAAGCGCGGGAGCACCCTTGTGGCCGGGATGCTCGAGGCCAGCGGCGACCCCGACGGCAGGCCGTTCAACACGTTGTTGGTGCGGGGCGGGGCGGAGGCGGCGTACCGGAAGATCCATCTCTACGACTCCTTCGGCTACAAGGAGTCCGACGCGCTGGTCGCGGGTGCGACCGAGCCGGTGATGGTCGATGTCGGCGGGGTGCCGACCGGCCTGATGACCTGTTACGACCTGCGCTTTCCCGAGCTCGCCCGACGGCTGGTCGAGCAGGGCGCCGAGCTGATCGTCCTGCCGGCGGCGTGGGTGGCCGGGCCGCGCAAGGTCGACCACTGGCGCACCCTCCTACGCGCACGCGCGATCGAGAACACCGTCTTCATCGCGGCCGCCGCCCAGTCCGCGCCGCGCTACAGCGGACACTCGCTGATCGTCGACCCGCTCGGGGACGTGCTGGCCGAGGCCGGAGACGGCGACGAGATCATCTCCGCGACGATCGACCGGGCCGTTCTCGACGAGGCTCGACGGACCAACCCGTCCCTGGTCAACCGCAGAATGTGA